One Tolypothrix bouteillei VB521301 DNA window includes the following coding sequences:
- a CDS encoding PfaB family protein, whose amino-acid sequence MEKIAIVGFSCLFPGAKNPEEFWQNLIQQKDSTSFVTEGELGVDPQVFYDPAKGQTDKFYSLQGAFIRNFEFDSTGYKLPAEFLQSLDNTFKWSLDTAKQALQHSGYLGNEAVLAKCGVILGSLSLPTQFSNKVFAPIYQQVLSPAIKELLQCEGFDFTSSASTKVPAHNAMISGLPAAIVSQALALSNLHLCIDAACSSPLYAAKLASHYLWTRKADLMLAGGISCSDPLFIRMLFSGIQGYPEDNDLSRPLDKSSRGLITADGVGMVVLKRYSDAVRDGDRIYATISGTGLSNDGRGKHLLSPNSKGQILAFERAYQEAQISPKDIDYMECHATGTLLGDTTEFNSVETFFGKYQATPLVGSVKGNVGHLLVAAGSVSLIKALLSMSKGVIPPTINISDPIGTENNVIAPQRIVTKVTDWPNKTSVKRSAISAFGFGGTNAHMILEQGGNSSSSPLSILSPSSPVPPTPPAKVAIVGMDAFFGSCDGLDAFDRSIYDGTQNFIPLPSKRWHGIEDRPDLLQQYGLPEGKAPVGAYIQDLEIDTLSYKIPPNELAKLNPQQLLLLKVADRALKDAGLKEGGNVAVLIAAETEFSVHQLQQRWNLSWQIKEGLAASGISLPEDKLAQLEDITKDAVHHPVEIGEYLSYISNIMASRISSLWDFTGPTFTITAGENSTFKVLEIAQMLLSAGEVDAVLVGAVDLAGGLENVLLRSQLAPVNTGTNTLSYDQKANGWIVGEGAGAVVLKRHDTAKKDNNRIYAVVDAITPDAGTVSQACQDAFQMAGVKPTEVEYLEVNGSGISQEDEAEIKGLIQAYPAGENNLSCAIGSVKANIGHTYVASGMASLIKTALCLYHKYIPATPKWSGVKNQEVWQGSPFYVSVESRPWFLGKEAKKRVAAINNLGMDGTCAHVILSDEPEQQQHTSRYLQQMPYYLFPIGARDRADLLEQVKVLQTTIDNSSSLAAVARQSYVEFQKRSEANYTLAILGRNKNELAREIESAFKGVNKAFESGEDWQTPAGSYFTAKPLGKKGGIAYVYPAAVNSYVGIGRTLFRLFPRVYDDEVIKSLFSLFAEVSQLVFPRSLNKLSTKQLESLEKQLLSNALAIFETDMAFARLITTIVRDDFQVKPKYVFGYSLGETSMMSAMGVWSNFSEGINAFHSSPLFADRIAGSKNAVREHWGLPKTPLSDDDFWSTYLLMASPSQVQECLKSENRVYLTQINTPEEVLIAGDSEGCQRVIKALGCNAFRAPFNHAIHCEPMRSEYQEVVRVNTLPSRNIPGIAFYSSAEYEPVQLESHAIARSLAKGLCQPLDFPRLVNRVYEDGARIFIEAGSGNVCSRWIDKTLENKEHITIPLNRRGIDDHASIIRALGKLLSHQVSVDLSPLYGEISETSSKRKPTVKTLALGRATSIEEVSQEKVPQGNQITASILTDENRKLFQNAARKVPPRIDTKQHQNKPQSTESESRNSAKATIPNQTPTSNIHNIVTPSIPQAEKSNMKNAPNNSFELKEQVQSGEQKITQEIVSPRTLSTSTNNQPFSYITTHLYPNKSQYEKLSANNLIAHQTHSTFLEARHQFSKQMSEIIQLQLACVENLLNG is encoded by the coding sequence GTGGAAAAAATAGCGATCGTTGGATTTTCATGTCTTTTTCCTGGAGCCAAAAATCCTGAAGAATTTTGGCAAAATCTTATTCAACAAAAAGATTCAACATCATTTGTAACCGAGGGAGAACTTGGAGTCGATCCGCAAGTTTTTTACGATCCAGCTAAAGGTCAAACCGATAAGTTTTATTCTCTGCAAGGAGCATTCATTCGTAACTTTGAGTTTGACTCAACTGGATACAAGCTACCCGCAGAATTTCTGCAAAGTTTAGATAATACCTTTAAGTGGTCTCTTGATACTGCAAAACAAGCTTTGCAGCATAGCGGTTATCTGGGAAATGAAGCAGTTTTGGCAAAATGTGGAGTGATATTGGGCTCACTCTCATTGCCTACCCAATTCTCTAATAAAGTCTTCGCTCCCATTTATCAACAGGTACTATCACCAGCTATTAAAGAACTTTTACAGTGTGAGGGATTTGATTTTACGTCTTCTGCTTCTACAAAAGTTCCTGCTCATAATGCCATGATATCTGGTTTGCCAGCTGCAATTGTCTCTCAAGCTCTGGCTTTATCAAATCTTCATTTATGTATTGACGCTGCTTGTTCTTCACCTTTATATGCTGCTAAACTAGCATCTCATTATTTATGGACGCGTAAAGCTGATTTGATGTTAGCGGGAGGTATTAGTTGTTCTGACCCTCTGTTTATTCGGATGTTGTTCTCCGGTATCCAAGGATATCCTGAGGATAATGACCTCAGCCGTCCTCTAGATAAGTCATCACGAGGTCTGATTACTGCAGATGGCGTTGGGATGGTAGTCCTGAAACGATACAGCGATGCAGTGAGAGATGGCGATCGCATTTACGCTACCATCAGTGGTACGGGGCTTTCTAATGATGGTAGAGGCAAGCATTTGCTCAGCCCCAATTCCAAAGGACAAATTCTCGCTTTTGAACGGGCTTATCAAGAAGCACAAATCAGCCCTAAAGATATTGACTACATGGAGTGCCATGCTACTGGTACGCTGTTGGGAGATACTACCGAATTTAATTCAGTAGAAACTTTCTTTGGCAAATATCAAGCAACTCCTCTAGTCGGTTCTGTCAAAGGAAATGTAGGACATTTATTAGTTGCGGCTGGTTCGGTCAGCTTGATTAAAGCTCTTTTAAGTATGTCTAAGGGTGTGATTCCGCCCACTATCAATATCAGCGACCCCATAGGAACAGAAAACAACGTTATTGCACCCCAACGCATTGTTACCAAGGTAACTGATTGGCCCAACAAAACATCAGTGAAACGGTCAGCTATTAGTGCCTTTGGTTTTGGTGGAACTAACGCACATATGATTTTGGAACAGGGCGGTAATTCCTCCTCGTCTCCCTTGTCTATCTTGTCACCTTCCTCCCCAGTTCCTCCAACACCACCAGCCAAAGTCGCGATCGTGGGTATGGATGCGTTTTTCGGTTCTTGCGATGGATTAGATGCTTTTGACCGCAGCATTTATGATGGAACTCAAAATTTCATTCCTCTTCCTTCAAAGAGATGGCATGGTATAGAAGATCGACCCGACTTACTCCAACAGTACGGCTTACCGGAAGGTAAAGCACCAGTGGGGGCTTACATCCAAGATTTAGAAATAGATACCCTATCATATAAAATTCCACCTAACGAGCTAGCAAAGCTCAACCCGCAGCAACTGTTACTTCTAAAAGTCGCCGATCGCGCTCTAAAAGACGCAGGATTGAAAGAGGGTGGAAATGTCGCTGTTTTGATTGCGGCGGAGACAGAATTTTCTGTACACCAGTTACAGCAAAGATGGAATTTGTCTTGGCAAATCAAAGAGGGCTTGGCTGCGAGTGGAATTTCTTTACCTGAAGACAAACTTGCCCAACTTGAAGATATTACCAAAGATGCCGTTCACCATCCTGTAGAGATTGGCGAATATCTCAGCTATATCTCGAACATCATGGCAAGTCGTATTTCCTCCCTCTGGGATTTTACAGGTCCTACTTTCACGATTACTGCAGGAGAAAACTCTACTTTTAAAGTTTTAGAGATAGCGCAAATGCTGCTCTCAGCCGGAGAAGTTGATGCTGTGTTAGTCGGGGCTGTCGATCTGGCTGGAGGGTTGGAAAATGTCCTGTTGCGAAGTCAACTCGCACCAGTGAATACAGGTACAAATACTTTAAGTTACGACCAAAAAGCAAATGGCTGGATAGTTGGCGAAGGTGCGGGGGCTGTTGTACTGAAGCGTCACGATACAGCTAAAAAAGACAACAACCGCATATATGCAGTTGTTGATGCTATTACACCCGATGCAGGGACAGTTAGTCAAGCTTGCCAAGACGCTTTCCAAATGGCTGGTGTTAAACCTACAGAGGTTGAATATTTGGAAGTTAATGGGAGTGGAATTTCCCAAGAAGATGAAGCAGAAATTAAAGGGTTAATCCAAGCGTATCCTGCGGGTGAAAATAATTTAAGCTGTGCGATTGGTAGCGTCAAAGCCAACATCGGTCATACTTATGTTGCTTCGGGAATGGCTAGCTTGATTAAAACTGCGCTTTGTCTTTATCATAAGTACATTCCTGCAACTCCTAAATGGTCTGGTGTCAAAAACCAAGAAGTTTGGCAAGGTAGCCCTTTTTACGTGAGTGTTGAATCAAGACCTTGGTTTCTGGGCAAGGAAGCGAAAAAGAGAGTCGCTGCAATTAACAACTTGGGAATGGATGGTACTTGTGCTCATGTCATCCTATCAGACGAACCGGAACAGCAACAGCATACCAGCAGGTATTTGCAGCAAATGCCTTATTATCTGTTCCCAATAGGGGCTCGCGATCGCGCTGACTTACTCGAGCAGGTGAAGGTTCTCCAGACAACCATAGATAATTCTAGTTCTTTAGCAGCTGTAGCACGCCAAAGTTATGTAGAATTTCAAAAACGTTCTGAAGCTAACTATACCCTCGCCATTCTGGGAAGGAATAAAAATGAGTTAGCCAGAGAAATAGAATCTGCTTTCAAAGGAGTGAATAAAGCATTTGAGAGCGGGGAAGATTGGCAAACACCAGCGGGTAGTTACTTCACAGCAAAACCACTGGGTAAAAAAGGAGGAATTGCTTACGTCTATCCGGCTGCTGTCAATTCTTATGTTGGCATTGGTCGCACGCTCTTCCGCTTGTTCCCAAGAGTGTACGATGATGAAGTTATCAAAAGTCTTTTTAGCTTGTTTGCAGAAGTTTCTCAACTCGTCTTTCCTAGAAGTTTAAATAAATTATCAACCAAGCAATTGGAAAGTCTCGAAAAGCAGTTACTGAGTAACGCTTTGGCAATCTTTGAAACAGATATGGCATTTGCCAGATTGATTACAACGATTGTACGAGATGATTTTCAAGTCAAACCAAAATACGTTTTTGGCTACAGCTTGGGCGAGACAAGCATGATGAGTGCGATGGGAGTGTGGAGTAACTTTAGTGAAGGAATTAATGCCTTCCACTCCTCTCCCTTATTTGCAGACAGAATCGCCGGATCGAAAAATGCCGTGCGCGAACATTGGGGCTTGCCAAAAACACCATTGTCCGACGATGATTTTTGGAGTACTTACCTTTTGATGGCAAGTCCATCTCAAGTTCAAGAATGCCTCAAGTCTGAAAATCGCGTTTACTTAACTCAAATTAACACGCCGGAAGAAGTTCTGATTGCAGGTGATTCCGAAGGGTGTCAGAGAGTCATTAAAGCTTTGGGTTGCAACGCTTTTCGCGCCCCCTTTAACCACGCAATTCATTGCGAACCGATGCGCTCTGAATACCAAGAAGTTGTTAGAGTCAACACCTTACCCTCACGCAATATACCGGGAATCGCCTTTTACTCCTCAGCAGAATACGAACCGGTACAACTTGAGAGTCATGCGATCGCACGCAGTTTAGCAAAAGGTTTGTGTCAACCGCTAGATTTTCCCCGACTCGTTAACCGAGTCTACGAAGATGGAGCCAGAATATTTATTGAAGCAGGGTCTGGTAACGTTTGTTCGCGATGGATCGATAAAACCTTAGAAAACAAAGAACACATTACCATACCCCTCAATAGAAGAGGCATTGACGACCATGCTTCCATTATAAGAGCACTAGGAAAACTGCTCAGCCATCAAGTTTCCGTAGACTTATCACCTTTGTATGGTGAAATATCAGAAACATCCAGCAAACGCAAACCAACAGTCAAAACACTCGCTTTAGGACGAGCTACCTCAATTGAAGAAGTTTCACAGGAAAAAGTTCCGCAAGGAAACCAAATTACTGCCAGCATTTTAACAGACGAAAACCGAAAACTTTTCCAAAACGCAGCCCGCAAAGTACCCCCTCGCATTGATACCAAGCAACATCAGAACAAACCGCAATCTACAGAATCAGAAAGCAGAAATTCAGCCAAAGCCACCATTCCCAACCAAACTCCCACAAGCAACATTCACAACATTGTTACACCATCAATACCCCAAGCAGAGAAATCAAACATGAAAAATGCCCCTAATAACAGTTTTGAACTTAAAGAACAAGTACAATCTGGTGAGCAAAAAATAACTCAAGAAATTGTTTCCCCCAGAACTTTGTCAACTTCAACTAACAACCAACCATTTAGTTATATCACTACTCACCTATACCCAAATAAGAGCCAATATGAAAAGTTAAGTGCTAACAATTTGATTGCTCATCAAACTCATTCCACCTTCTTAGAAGCCAGACATCAATTTAGCAAACAAATGAGTGAAATCATTCAACTGCAATTAGCTTGTGTAGAAAATTTATTGAATGGCTAA
- a CDS encoding SDR family NAD(P)-dependent oxidoreductase translates to MTATSTIQPSSVFLVSGGAKGITAKCVIKLAQHYSCKFILLGRSELLETEPDYARDCFEEPVLKKRIMEYLLSRGEKPTPMSVQKLYNQIASSREIKQTLETIKQAGGYAEYISADVTDNHALKEQLISVSEKIGSINGIIHGAGNLADKLIEKKTEQDFEKVYTAKVKGLENLLSCVKANQLEYLVLFSSVTGFYGNVGQTDYAIANEILNKSAHIVKQRYPECHVVAINWGGWDSGMVTPELKKEFARRGIDILSVEEGTQMLVNELHPANHDTAQVVIGSPLIPPPIPLKADLQTHRIRRKLSLENNAFLLDHVIASKAVLPATCAVSWMVDSCEQLYPGYRFFSNTDFKVYKGINFHETLANEYILDLQEISKTESQEIILQAKIWSQSPNGKPIFHFSIDRVQLVRELPIRPTYESLNLTEDNIITMTGKDFYQAKTASFFPLFHGESFQELRRVLNISPEKITTECIWREIPLQQQGQFPVGWVNPYSIDLSTHPLWIWMQHFHQEICLPASQQKYEQYTRIPCNTPFYVSCEVTSKTATSVVANFIVHDEQGNICSRLLGGKGTIIPTQSLRAGS, encoded by the coding sequence ACCATCCTCAGTTTTTCTGGTGAGTGGAGGTGCAAAAGGCATTACAGCTAAATGTGTCATCAAATTAGCACAACACTATTCCTGCAAATTTATTCTTTTAGGTCGCTCGGAACTATTAGAAACTGAACCCGATTATGCTCGCGATTGTTTTGAAGAACCCGTTTTAAAAAAGCGGATCATGGAATACCTTCTCTCACGAGGAGAGAAACCTACACCCATGAGCGTCCAAAAACTCTACAATCAAATTGCCTCTAGCCGAGAAATCAAACAAACTTTGGAAACCATTAAACAAGCTGGAGGATATGCAGAATATATCAGTGCTGATGTTACAGACAACCATGCACTCAAAGAACAACTGATAAGTGTTAGTGAAAAAATTGGTTCAATTAACGGGATTATTCATGGTGCTGGAAATTTAGCAGATAAATTGATTGAAAAGAAAACAGAACAGGATTTTGAAAAGGTTTATACAGCCAAAGTCAAAGGATTAGAAAATCTTTTATCCTGTGTCAAAGCCAATCAACTTGAATACTTGGTTTTATTTTCTTCTGTCACCGGATTTTACGGGAATGTAGGTCAAACTGATTACGCGATCGCCAATGAAATTCTTAATAAATCAGCCCATATTGTCAAGCAGCGGTATCCTGAATGCCATGTAGTTGCTATCAATTGGGGTGGTTGGGATAGCGGTATGGTAACACCAGAGTTGAAAAAAGAGTTTGCTCGTCGAGGTATTGATATCTTATCTGTTGAAGAAGGAACACAAATGCTCGTCAATGAACTCCATCCTGCAAATCACGATACCGCACAAGTCGTTATTGGTAGTCCCTTAATTCCACCTCCCATTCCATTAAAAGCCGATCTGCAAACCCATCGAATTCGCCGCAAACTCTCTCTTGAAAACAATGCATTTTTGCTGGATCACGTGATTGCTAGCAAAGCAGTTTTACCAGCTACGTGTGCGGTGTCTTGGATGGTAGACTCTTGCGAACAGCTTTATCCAGGTTATAGATTCTTTAGTAATACTGATTTTAAAGTTTACAAAGGAATCAACTTTCATGAAACTTTAGCTAATGAGTACATTTTAGATTTGCAAGAAATTTCTAAAACAGAATCTCAAGAAATCATCTTGCAAGCTAAAATTTGGAGTCAATCTCCCAACGGAAAGCCCATCTTTCATTTCAGTATAGATCGCGTTCAGCTTGTGCGAGAATTGCCTATCCGTCCTACATATGAATCTTTAAATCTCACAGAAGATAACATCATTACCATGACGGGTAAAGATTTCTATCAAGCAAAAACAGCTTCCTTCTTCCCACTTTTTCACGGAGAATCTTTCCAAGAACTGAGAAGAGTTTTAAATATTAGTCCTGAAAAAATTACAACTGAGTGTATTTGGCGCGAAATTCCACTACAACAACAAGGACAATTTCCAGTAGGTTGGGTAAATCCTTATTCTATTGATTTAAGCACTCATCCGTTATGGATTTGGATGCAACATTTTCATCAAGAAATTTGCTTACCTGCTAGTCAGCAAAAGTATGAGCAATACACTCGAATTCCATGCAACACACCTTTTTATGTATCTTGTGAAGTGACATCTAAGACAGCAACTAGTGTAGTTGCTAATTTTATCGTACACGACGAGCAAGGTAATATCTGCTCGCGTCTTTTAGGTGGCAAAGGAACTATCATTCCGACTCAATCTTTAAGGGCTGGAAGTTAG
- a CDS encoding PfaD family polyunsaturated fatty acid/polyketide biosynthesis protein: protein MKTENTVLSNHDNGLKFHSNAFYQNQVWKGSLDCVAFEHSAIKEKLLKLDRPCYVVRVAGKIGVTNDGYLSFTDNGKTGQGELLLTVPPVSTANLGDSSFLSFHDVKCAYSTGAMAGGIASEEMVIALGKEKLLGSFGAGGLSPDRLKGAIHRIQEALPQGPYAFNLIHSPNEPTIERRAVDLYLKYGVTTIEASAFLDLTPNIVYYRAAGLGVNAANQIEIKNKVLAKISRREVASKFLQPAPLKILKELVQQGLITELQANLAAQLPIADDITVEADSGGHTDNRPLVCLLPSILALKNEIQDQYHYSTPIRVGVAGGIGTPESALAGFMMGAAYVVTGSINQSCVEAGTSEYTKKLLAQADMADVMMAPAADMFEMGVKLQVLKKGTMFALRAQKLYELYRNYNSIDDIPSQEREKLEKQIFRKTLDQVWEETVTYLSQSNPEKLNKAVSNPKIKMAAIFKWYLGLSSRWSTGGEKGREVDYQVWCGPAIGSFNNWVGGSYLAEPTNRKVVDVAHHIMTGAAYLHRIQSLKIQGLQMADFYGQYLPS, encoded by the coding sequence GTGAAAACCGAAAATACAGTTTTAAGCAACCACGATAACGGACTGAAATTTCACAGCAACGCATTTTATCAAAATCAAGTTTGGAAAGGCTCTTTAGATTGCGTTGCTTTTGAACACTCAGCAATCAAAGAGAAATTGCTGAAATTAGATCGACCATGCTATGTCGTTAGAGTCGCTGGAAAAATAGGTGTTACTAACGATGGTTATCTCTCTTTTACAGATAATGGGAAAACAGGACAAGGAGAACTGTTACTTACAGTTCCACCCGTATCAACAGCAAATTTAGGCGACTCTAGTTTTTTGTCGTTTCACGACGTGAAATGTGCTTATTCGACTGGTGCGATGGCTGGTGGTATTGCTTCTGAAGAAATGGTCATTGCACTGGGGAAAGAAAAACTATTAGGTTCTTTTGGTGCGGGTGGATTGAGCCCGGATCGGCTCAAAGGTGCGATTCACCGCATCCAAGAAGCTTTACCCCAAGGTCCCTATGCTTTTAATTTGATTCACAGCCCCAATGAACCCACTATTGAACGTCGTGCTGTGGATTTGTACCTCAAATATGGGGTCACAACCATAGAAGCATCGGCATTTTTAGATTTAACTCCAAATATTGTCTATTATCGTGCTGCGGGGTTAGGTGTGAATGCAGCAAATCAAATTGAAATTAAAAACAAAGTCCTTGCTAAAATTTCTCGGCGAGAAGTTGCTAGCAAATTTCTCCAACCAGCACCGCTCAAGATCTTAAAAGAACTCGTGCAACAAGGGCTGATTACTGAATTACAGGCAAATTTAGCAGCGCAATTACCCATAGCTGATGATATTACTGTGGAAGCAGATTCTGGCGGTCACACAGACAATCGCCCTCTCGTGTGTCTGTTACCTTCGATTCTAGCTTTAAAGAATGAAATTCAAGACCAATATCATTACTCAACACCGATTCGAGTGGGAGTTGCAGGAGGAATTGGTACGCCAGAATCAGCTTTAGCAGGATTTATGATGGGTGCTGCTTATGTAGTGACAGGATCGATCAATCAATCCTGTGTTGAAGCTGGAACAAGCGAATATACCAAGAAATTACTGGCGCAAGCTGATATGGCTGATGTCATGATGGCTCCTGCTGCAGATATGTTTGAAATGGGAGTCAAACTTCAAGTTCTTAAGAAAGGAACTATGTTTGCTTTAAGAGCGCAAAAATTATATGAGTTATACAGAAACTATAATTCAATTGATGATATTCCTAGTCAAGAACGAGAGAAGTTAGAAAAACAGATTTTCCGCAAGACTTTAGACCAAGTCTGGGAAGAAACCGTAACTTATTTATCCCAAAGTAATCCGGAAAAACTCAACAAAGCAGTCAGCAATCCCAAAATCAAAATGGCTGCAATTTTTAAATGGTATTTAGGATTATCTTCTCGTTGGTCTACTGGCGGAGAAAAGGGAAGAGAAGTTGATTATCAAGTTTGGTGCGGTCCTGCAATAGGAAGCTTTAATAACTGGGTCGGTGGTTCTTATCTTGCTGAACCAACTAATCGCAAAGTTGTTGATGTCGCCCATCACATTATGACTGGAGCAGCATATTTACACCGCATTCAAAGTTTGAAAATTCAAGGTTTGCAAATGGCTGATTTCTACGGTCAATATCTCCCTAGTTAA
- a CDS encoding class I SAM-dependent methyltransferase — translation MSNTTIANLSNPTLSPRTFPKIGQKRNQCVICDYTISLQDVSAFRNFPCNVRAFRNEKFSVWRCPKCKNIHCLDVVDLAHYYAKYPFANAKLTWVLRILYNNLYKQLTKQGFSKTHSILDYGCANGLFIQYLQERGFTNCYGYDPYAPKNGYGNPATLEKGPFDYILLQDVIEHVEDPHALIADLDRMLAPGGYIFIGTPNADKIDLNQPYLSDFYNSVHVPYHLHIYTRKTLESLGRDRGWKPVKFIDRAFHDTLIFGLNTRAWNQYQRLFDSTLNVLYESLDLHKALSSHKFLFYAIFGYWLSFQLEMTVVFRKM, via the coding sequence ATGTCAAATACAACGATCGCGAATCTCTCAAATCCTACTTTATCCCCACGCACGTTTCCCAAAATTGGTCAAAAACGCAATCAATGTGTGATTTGCGATTATACTATATCCCTTCAAGATGTTTCTGCATTTCGCAACTTTCCCTGTAATGTCAGAGCTTTTAGGAATGAAAAATTTTCCGTGTGGCGATGCCCTAAGTGCAAAAACATTCACTGCTTGGACGTTGTAGACTTGGCTCATTACTATGCAAAATACCCATTTGCTAATGCAAAGTTAACTTGGGTTTTGCGGATATTATACAATAATCTGTACAAACAACTGACAAAACAAGGATTTTCTAAAACTCACTCTATCCTTGATTACGGTTGTGCTAACGGTTTGTTTATACAGTATCTTCAAGAACGCGGTTTTACAAATTGTTACGGTTACGATCCTTACGCACCCAAAAATGGATATGGCAATCCTGCAACGCTGGAGAAAGGTCCTTTTGATTACATTTTGCTTCAGGATGTTATCGAACATGTTGAAGATCCACATGCACTTATAGCCGATTTAGATCGTATGCTTGCTCCTGGTGGTTATATTTTCATCGGTACACCAAATGCAGATAAAATTGATTTAAATCAACCTTATTTATCCGATTTCTATAACTCAGTGCATGTTCCTTATCACCTCCACATTTATACTCGCAAAACTTTAGAATCCCTGGGTCGCGATCGAGGTTGGAAACCCGTAAAATTTATCGATCGCGCTTTTCACGATACACTTATTTTCGGTTTAAATACTCGTGCCTGGAATCAATACCAGCGACTCTTTGACAGTACTTTAAATGTTCTTTATGAATCTCTAGACTTGCACAAAGCACTCAGTTCTCATAAATTTCTTTTCTATGCTATTTTCGGCTATTGGCTGAGTTTTCAACTGGAGATGACTGTCGTTTTTCGTAAAATGTAG
- a CDS encoding thioester reductase domain-containing protein, which yields MVSNQSRTAEEIQAWLVSNLAQALKISPREINVREPLDSYGLNSAQAMVLITNTEKMLGFEVSPMLLWHYPNIEALSERLAEESQEKNSGVSDTKNASGGNSPTAKAKTLDLSAEVVLDPSIRPASSFEFPSELNNVFLTGGTGYLGAFIIYELLQSTHADIYCLVRASNSEDGKRKLKQNLQQYAIWEEKFNSRIIAVPGDLSQPLLGLSQEGFDMLAANLDAVYHSAAMLNYVYPYSALKTANVLGTQEVIRLASNLKTKPLHYVSSVAIFESPVYAGQVVREQDSFDQWEGIYLGYSQTKWVAEKLVKLAGSRGLPITIHRPPLIGGHSETGVSNTNDFICLMIKGCLEMGYFPDVDYMMDMSPVDYVSKAIVYLSQQKESIGKAFHLQHPQPVPLKMLVDWMRSFGYPIQLMPYDAWQSELMKSLSSGDNSLYTLRPFLLEKWSQEGLTIPDLYLQAKRPIISCKETLDALAGSSIICPPIDSRLFMTYSAYLIESGFLNVA from the coding sequence ATGGTTTCAAATCAATCTCGCACTGCAGAAGAAATTCAAGCATGGTTAGTATCCAATCTTGCACAAGCATTAAAGATTTCACCACGTGAAATTAATGTTCGAGAGCCTTTAGATAGTTATGGTTTGAATTCTGCCCAAGCTATGGTGTTGATTACCAATACAGAGAAGATGCTTGGATTTGAAGTGTCGCCAATGCTGTTGTGGCATTATCCCAATATTGAGGCTCTTTCAGAACGCTTGGCTGAAGAATCGCAAGAGAAAAATTCAGGTGTTTCAGATACTAAGAACGCATCTGGAGGAAATTCTCCTACAGCAAAAGCTAAAACTTTAGATTTGAGTGCTGAAGTTGTTTTAGATCCAAGTATCCGTCCTGCATCTTCTTTTGAATTTCCTTCTGAACTCAATAATGTCTTTTTGACAGGAGGAACGGGCTATTTAGGGGCTTTTATTATTTACGAACTGCTGCAATCAACTCATGCAGATATTTACTGCTTGGTACGCGCATCTAATTCTGAAGACGGGAAGCGCAAGCTGAAGCAAAATTTACAACAGTATGCTATTTGGGAAGAAAAATTTAATTCCAGAATCATTGCTGTTCCTGGAGATTTGTCTCAGCCTCTTCTTGGTTTGAGCCAGGAAGGCTTTGATATGCTAGCAGCTAATCTTGATGCTGTATATCATAGCGCTGCTATGTTGAATTACGTGTATCCTTACTCTGCACTTAAAACTGCTAATGTTTTAGGCACGCAAGAAGTGATTCGTTTGGCAAGTAATCTCAAAACTAAGCCCTTGCATTACGTTTCTAGTGTCGCAATCTTTGAATCTCCAGTTTATGCCGGTCAAGTTGTCAGAGAGCAAGATAGTTTTGACCAGTGGGAAGGTATATATCTAGGATACTCTCAGACAAAATGGGTTGCTGAAAAATTAGTCAAACTAGCAGGCTCACGCGGGCTACCTATCACAATCCACAGACCCCCATTAATTGGCGGACACAGTGAAACAGGCGTATCCAATACAAATGACTTTATCTGCTTGATGATAAAAGGCTGTCTGGAGATGGGGTATTTTCCAGATGTCGATTACATGATGGATATGTCTCCTGTAGATTATGTAAGCAAAGCAATTGTTTATTTATCACAGCAAAAAGAATCGATTGGCAAGGCGTTCCACTTACAACATCCCCAACCAGTACCTTTAAAGATGTTAGTAGATTGGATGCGCTCTTTTGGTTATCCCATCCAATTGATGCCTTATGATGCATGGCAATCAGAATTAATGAAGAGCCTATCTTCTGGGGATAATTCTTTGTACACCCTGCGTCCTTTCTTGCTTGAAAAGTGGTCCCAAGAAGGGCTAACCATCCCAGATTTGTACCTACAAGCAAAAAGACCTATTATCAGCTGTAAAGAAACCCTTGACGCTCTAGCAGGAAGCTCTATTATTTGCCCTCCCATTGATTCGAGGTTATTTATGACCTACTCTGCGTACCTGATTGAAAGCGGTTTCTTGAACGTCGCTTAG